The following are encoded in a window of Allosphingosinicella indica genomic DNA:
- a CDS encoding SDR family NAD(P)-dependent oxidoreductase: protein MADRLHAVVTGGGSGIGLAIARALVAAGHPVTIMGRNAERLASAADEIGAKAVPCDIADAADVARGFAEVADASGPVGILVNNAGIAPAAPFAKSSDADWRQVIDVNLMGAVHAIRATLDPMKAMPSARIVNVASTAALKGYAYVSAYAASKHALLGLTRSLALELAGTGITVNAVCPGYADTEIVRESIARIVEKTGRSEADARASLTASNPQKRLIDPEEVAAAVLYLVSDAARSVTGQAIAVAGGEVM, encoded by the coding sequence ATGGCGGACAGGCTTCATGCGGTGGTGACGGGGGGCGGCAGCGGCATCGGCCTCGCCATCGCCCGCGCGCTCGTTGCGGCCGGCCATCCTGTCACGATCATGGGCCGCAACGCGGAGCGCCTGGCATCGGCGGCGGACGAGATCGGCGCCAAGGCGGTGCCGTGCGACATTGCGGATGCCGCGGACGTCGCCCGCGGCTTCGCCGAAGTCGCCGACGCCTCCGGCCCGGTCGGCATCCTCGTCAACAATGCCGGCATCGCCCCCGCCGCGCCGTTCGCAAAGTCCAGCGATGCCGACTGGCGCCAGGTGATCGACGTCAATCTGATGGGCGCGGTCCATGCGATCCGCGCTACGCTCGATCCGATGAAGGCGATGCCGTCGGCGCGCATCGTCAACGTCGCCAGCACTGCCGCGCTCAAGGGCTATGCCTATGTCAGCGCCTATGCCGCCAGCAAGCACGCGCTGCTCGGCCTCACCCGCTCGCTCGCGCTGGAGCTGGCCGGAACCGGCATTACCGTCAATGCGGTCTGCCCCGGCTATGCCGACACCGAGATCGTCCGCGAATCCATCGCGCGGATCGTCGAAAAGACCGGCCGCAGCGAAGCCGATGCGCGCGCCAGCCTCACCGCCTCCAACCCGCAGAAGCGTCTGATCGACCCGGAGGAAGTCGCCGCCGCCGTCCTCTATCTCGTCTCGGATGCCGCGCGCTCGGTCACCGGCCAGGCGATCGCGGTCGCGGGCGGGGAAGTGATGTGA
- a CDS encoding bifunctional salicylyl-CoA 5-hydroxylase/oxidoreductase — MRIACVGGGPAGLYFAIAMKLKDPSHEIFVLERNQPDDTFGWGVVFSDQTMENLQAVDPQSAQAMTDELAHWDDIDVEIDDGISRSKNTSGGHGFIGIGRKRLLNILQERARELGVELRYGVEVDPDPESELLAPFDLVIASDGLNSRFRQRYAEEFQADVELRRNRFIWLGTNQRFDAFKFLFRKTEHGWIWAHAYQFSPDCSTFIVECAPETYERFGFAEMSQDETCRVCEDIFAEWLGGHALMSNAKHIRGSAWISFPRVICHQWHYRNIILLGDAAHTAHFSIGSGTKLALEDAIKLAEVLSDGSRPLAEGLAQYREVRQVEVLKLQSAARNSTDWFETMERYLPFEPIQFAYSLLTRSQRVSHENLRLRDPEWLAGLERWFAERAGVEGDTPVPPMFTPFTLRNVTLRNRIVVSPMATYSAKDGMPDNFHMVHYGARALGGAGLVYTEMTCVSPEGRITPGCPGLWNDAQTAAWKPIVDFVQGQAGAAMCLQLGHSGTKGSTRIGWEGMDEPLEAGNWDLIAPSDVAWSGGNATPRPMTRADMDAVRDQFVAATRRAVDAGFAMIELHCAHGYLLSGFISPVQNKRTDEYGGSLENRLRYPLEVFRAMRDAWPADRPMSVRISAHDWVGEEGVTPDEAVEISRAFIDAGVDLIDVSAGQVSSEQKPVYGRMFQTPFSDLIRNTLGCATMAVGNIYEVDHVNSILAAGRADLCAIARPHLIDPQWTLRAAAEQKFDGAPVPPPYDAGFRQLTTNLERAAQMAMLV; from the coding sequence ATGCGCATTGCATGCGTCGGCGGTGGACCGGCCGGACTCTATTTCGCGATCGCGATGAAGCTCAAGGATCCGAGCCACGAGATCTTCGTGCTCGAGCGCAATCAGCCCGACGACACGTTCGGCTGGGGCGTCGTCTTCTCCGATCAGACGATGGAGAATCTCCAGGCGGTCGATCCGCAGAGCGCGCAGGCGATGACCGACGAGCTGGCGCATTGGGACGATATCGACGTCGAGATCGACGACGGCATCAGCCGCAGCAAGAATACGTCCGGCGGCCACGGCTTCATCGGCATCGGCCGCAAACGGCTGCTCAACATCCTGCAGGAGCGTGCACGCGAACTGGGCGTCGAGCTGCGCTACGGCGTCGAGGTCGATCCCGATCCGGAATCCGAGCTGCTCGCGCCCTTCGATCTCGTCATCGCATCCGACGGCCTCAACAGCCGCTTCCGCCAGCGCTATGCGGAAGAGTTTCAGGCCGATGTCGAGCTGCGCCGCAACCGCTTCATCTGGCTCGGCACCAACCAGCGGTTCGACGCCTTCAAATTCCTGTTCCGCAAGACCGAGCACGGTTGGATCTGGGCGCACGCCTATCAATTCTCGCCAGATTGCTCGACCTTCATCGTCGAATGTGCGCCCGAGACCTACGAGCGGTTCGGGTTCGCCGAGATGAGCCAGGACGAGACTTGCCGCGTGTGCGAGGACATCTTTGCCGAATGGCTCGGCGGCCATGCGCTGATGAGCAATGCGAAGCATATCCGCGGCTCGGCATGGATCAGCTTCCCGCGCGTCATCTGCCACCAATGGCATTACCGCAACATCATCCTGCTCGGCGACGCCGCGCACACCGCGCATTTCTCGATCGGCTCGGGCACCAAGCTGGCGCTCGAGGATGCGATCAAGCTGGCCGAAGTGTTGAGCGACGGCAGCCGCCCGCTCGCCGAGGGCCTCGCCCAGTATCGCGAGGTCCGCCAGGTCGAAGTGCTCAAGCTCCAGAGCGCGGCGCGCAACTCGACCGACTGGTTCGAGACGATGGAACGCTATTTGCCGTTCGAGCCGATCCAGTTCGCTTATTCGCTGCTCACTCGCAGCCAGCGCGTCAGCCACGAGAATCTGCGGCTGCGAGATCCCGAATGGCTGGCGGGACTCGAACGCTGGTTCGCGGAGCGCGCAGGCGTGGAGGGCGACACGCCGGTCCCGCCGATGTTCACCCCGTTCACCCTGCGCAACGTGACGCTGCGCAACCGCATCGTCGTCTCGCCGATGGCGACCTATTCGGCGAAGGACGGGATGCCGGACAATTTCCACATGGTCCATTACGGCGCACGCGCGCTGGGCGGGGCGGGGCTCGTCTATACCGAGATGACCTGCGTCTCGCCCGAGGGCCGGATCACCCCGGGCTGCCCCGGCCTGTGGAACGACGCGCAGACCGCGGCCTGGAAGCCGATCGTCGATTTCGTCCAGGGCCAGGCCGGCGCGGCGATGTGCCTGCAGCTCGGCCATTCGGGCACCAAGGGCTCCACCCGCATCGGCTGGGAGGGCATGGACGAGCCGCTGGAAGCCGGGAATTGGGATCTCATCGCCCCGTCCGACGTCGCATGGAGCGGCGGCAACGCGACGCCACGGCCGATGACGCGCGCCGACATGGACGCGGTGCGCGACCAGTTCGTCGCCGCTACGCGCCGCGCGGTCGATGCCGGTTTCGCGATGATCGAGCTGCATTGCGCACACGGCTATCTGCTCTCCGGCTTCATCAGCCCGGTGCAGAACAAGCGCACCGACGAATATGGCGGCAGCCTCGAAAATCGCCTCCGCTATCCGCTCGAAGTTTTCCGCGCGATGCGCGACGCCTGGCCGGCGGACAGGCCGATGTCCGTGCGCATTTCGGCGCACGACTGGGTGGGCGAGGAAGGCGTGACCCCGGACGAAGCCGTCGAGATCAGCCGGGCCTTCATCGACGCAGGCGTCGACCTGATCGACGTCTCCGCCGGGCAGGTGTCGAGCGAGCAGAAGCCGGTCTACGGCCGCATGTTCCAGACGCCCTTCTCCGATCTCATCCGCAACACATTGGGCTGCGCGACGATGGCGGTGGGCAACATCTACGAGGTCGACCACGTCAACTCGATCCTCGCCGCGGGCCGCGCGGATCTCTGCGCCATCGCCCGGCCGCACCTCATCGATCCGCAATGGACGCTGCGCGCTGCCGCGGAGCAGAAGTTCGACGGCGCCCCCGTGCCGCCACCTTATGATGCCGGCTTCCGCCAGCTCACGACGAACCTTGAGCGCGCCGCACAAATGGCGATGCTGGTCTGA
- a CDS encoding TetR/AcrR family transcriptional regulator, whose amino-acid sequence MTKEGAERPQTYSSPAIRARRDRILDETRKMIAEGGVDALSMNEIGRRAGVAKRTLYNAFQTRERMIAAAIEEYFDDYVARIPFRAAPGTLMYNLERIISFNQHNLKIRNYVRAIMASYFSGGADSDIASTMHTVAMRANRTWLKTVEAEGDLQPWIDLDDLVGDIVRFEFATLSDWANYRLTSDALVPRSVMGYLALAAGATRGAARAEIEAMLKSVGEEGVPALPRPGRMRAAA is encoded by the coding sequence TTGACCAAGGAAGGCGCCGAGCGCCCGCAGACCTATTCGAGTCCCGCAATTCGCGCCCGGCGCGACCGGATTTTGGATGAAACGCGCAAGATGATCGCCGAGGGCGGCGTCGATGCGCTCAGCATGAACGAAATCGGCCGGCGTGCGGGCGTCGCCAAGCGCACGCTCTACAATGCCTTCCAGACGCGCGAGCGGATGATCGCCGCGGCGATCGAGGAATATTTCGACGATTATGTCGCGCGCATCCCGTTCCGGGCGGCGCCGGGCACCCTGATGTACAATCTCGAGCGGATCATCTCGTTCAACCAGCACAATCTCAAGATCCGCAACTATGTCCGCGCGATCATGGCCTCCTATTTCAGCGGCGGCGCGGATTCGGATATCGCCTCGACGATGCACACTGTCGCGATGCGGGCGAACCGGACGTGGCTGAAGACGGTCGAGGCGGAGGGCGATCTGCAGCCCTGGATCGATCTCGACGATCTGGTCGGCGATATCGTGCGGTTCGAGTTCGCGACGCTGAGCGACTGGGCGAATTACCGGCTGACCAGCGATGCGCTCGTTCCCCGATCCGTGATGGGCTATCTCGCGCTTGCCGCCGGGGCGACGCGCGGGGCTGCGCGCGCGGAAATCGAGGCGATGTTGAAATCGGTGGGCGAGGAGGGCGTGCCCGCACTGCCCCGCCCCGGCCGGATGCGCGCCGCGGCCTGA
- a CDS encoding YbaK/EbsC family protein yields MSEQSVRDYLAAHAPDIEIIDQGKSTATVAEAAEALGVEPGRIAKTLSLRVDGRVLLVVARGDARLDNRKTKDALGGRPRMLAAEEVAALTGHPVGGVCPFGLAAPLPIYCDVSLMAFDTVYPAAGSRTSSVRIAPDRLAELVGAEWVDVCQ; encoded by the coding sequence ATGAGCGAACAATCGGTACGCGACTATCTGGCGGCCCACGCGCCGGACATCGAGATTATCGACCAGGGCAAGAGCACCGCGACGGTGGCGGAGGCGGCGGAGGCGCTGGGCGTCGAGCCCGGCCGCATCGCCAAGACGCTGTCGCTGCGGGTCGACGGCCGCGTGCTGCTCGTCGTTGCACGCGGCGATGCACGGCTCGACAACCGCAAGACCAAGGATGCGCTCGGCGGGCGGCCGCGGATGCTGGCGGCGGAGGAAGTCGCCGCGCTCACCGGCCACCCCGTCGGCGGCGTTTGCCCGTTCGGCCTCGCCGCGCCGCTGCCAATCTATTGCGACGTGTCGCTGATGGCATTCGACACGGTCTATCCGGCAGCAGGATCGCGGACGAGTTCGGTCCGTATCGCGCCCGATCGGCTCGCCGAGCTGGTCGGCGCCGAATGGGTGGACGTCTGCCAATAG
- a CDS encoding DUF2188 domain-containing protein gives MSGRNFWAAQDGDGWVVREEGLPDKTTRHDSREDAWRIANERAAECEGEAFLEGADGGVEDRVWHGKQPRDINPL, from the coding sequence ATGAGCGGACGCAATTTCTGGGCGGCGCAGGACGGCGACGGCTGGGTGGTGCGGGAAGAAGGCCTGCCCGACAAGACGACCCGCCACGACAGCCGTGAGGACGCATGGCGGATCGCCAACGAGCGCGCAGCGGAGTGCGAGGGTGAAGCGTTTCTGGAAGGTGCGGACGGCGGCGTCGAAGATCGGGTGTGGCACGGCAAGCAGCCGCGCGACATCAACCCGCTCTGA
- a CDS encoding DUF4893 domain-containing protein, protein MIGLAAIVSGCAHRPRADAPAPVVEVEDTEAAPEWRVVARANDETRIDGIADAWRRGLDEASRTRGFRGLIAAEGALLDPGAALPRPAPPPGPYQCRVIKLGTAGRSGPPFVAYKPFFCYVEAEGPLLTIVKQTGSQRPAGRLYPDSDENRLVFLGTLALGNEDAPLPYGEDQDRDMAGVVERVAPFRWRLVIPFPRRESTLDVFELVPVTESARPAAG, encoded by the coding sequence ATGATCGGCCTCGCGGCGATCGTGTCCGGCTGCGCGCATCGGCCGAGGGCGGATGCGCCGGCGCCGGTCGTCGAGGTCGAAGATACCGAGGCGGCGCCCGAATGGCGCGTCGTGGCGCGCGCGAATGACGAAACGCGGATCGACGGCATCGCGGACGCATGGCGCCGCGGCCTCGACGAGGCGAGCCGAACGCGCGGCTTCCGTGGGCTGATCGCGGCGGAAGGCGCGCTGCTCGATCCCGGCGCCGCGCTGCCGCGTCCGGCGCCGCCGCCGGGCCCTTATCAATGCCGCGTCATCAAGCTCGGCACCGCCGGGCGGAGCGGCCCGCCGTTCGTCGCCTACAAACCCTTCTTCTGCTACGTCGAGGCGGAAGGACCGCTGCTCACCATCGTCAAGCAAACCGGATCGCAGCGCCCCGCCGGCCGCCTCTATCCCGACAGCGACGAAAACCGCCTGGTCTTCCTCGGCACGCTCGCGCTCGGCAATGAGGACGCGCCCTTGCCTTATGGCGAGGATCAGGATCGCGACATGGCGGGCGTCGTCGAGCGGGTCGCGCCGTTCCGCTGGCGGCTCGTCATCCCATTTCCACGCCGCGAATCCACGCTCGACGTGTTCGAATTGGTCCCCGTCACCGAATCGGCTAGACCGGCCGCGGGCTGA
- a CDS encoding ribose-phosphate pyrophosphokinase — protein sequence MNALADPEEVRAHLIGAASAGVALTYSEILERLGYSFSRPKMRALCAVLGEVDRDAGARGEPELAVLVVRQSDGIPGQGWWVAGGARAHGYDGPWEGPEAAAFVATIQSATFAYWQSPDGTVAES from the coding sequence GTGAACGCGCTGGCCGATCCGGAGGAGGTGCGCGCGCATCTGATCGGGGCGGCGAGCGCGGGCGTCGCGCTCACCTATTCCGAGATTCTGGAACGGCTCGGTTACAGTTTCTCGCGCCCCAAGATGCGCGCGCTGTGCGCCGTGCTGGGCGAGGTCGATCGCGATGCCGGGGCGCGCGGCGAGCCGGAGCTTGCCGTGCTCGTCGTCCGGCAGAGCGACGGCATTCCGGGGCAAGGCTGGTGGGTGGCGGGCGGCGCGCGTGCGCATGGCTACGACGGGCCGTGGGAAGGGCCGGAGGCGGCCGCGTTCGTCGCCACTATCCAGTCGGCAACCTTCGCTTACTGGCAGTCCCCGGACGGGACAGTCGCCGAAAGCTGA
- a CDS encoding RluA family pseudouridine synthase yields MPKFAPPAASDAVRQFTVSSEDDGIRLDRWFKRNLADASFNVVSRWARTGQLRVDGKRAAPGDRIEAGQIIRVPPAEPPAPETRPKKPERKRLSEDEIAFVNEMVIHRDTAAIVVNKPPGLATQGGTKTNVHLDGLLDGLAGEDDARPKLVHRLDKDTSGALLVARTPRAAAAFSKSFSSRTARKVYWALVVGIPDLKDGMIDLPIGKQPGTGGEKMYVDEAEGLPSRTRFRLIERAGNRAAWVELQPFTGRTHQLRVHMAAIGHPIVGDGKYGGQDAFLTGSISRKLHLHARRLRIDHPDGGRIDVTAEPPQHFAETLAGLGFDLADGDLPIDEIKASETPEGKRRAAAHAAKDRRKERRGERRGRGKK; encoded by the coding sequence ATGCCCAAGTTCGCTCCGCCGGCCGCCAGCGATGCGGTGCGCCAGTTCACCGTGTCGAGCGAGGATGATGGCATCCGGCTCGACCGCTGGTTCAAGCGCAACCTCGCCGATGCCAGCTTCAACGTCGTGTCGCGTTGGGCGCGGACCGGGCAGCTTCGCGTCGACGGCAAGCGCGCCGCGCCGGGCGACCGGATCGAGGCGGGCCAGATCATCCGCGTTCCCCCCGCCGAACCGCCCGCGCCCGAGACGCGCCCCAAGAAGCCCGAGCGCAAGCGGCTCAGTGAGGATGAAATCGCCTTCGTCAACGAGATGGTGATTCACCGCGACACCGCTGCGATCGTCGTCAACAAGCCGCCGGGCCTTGCGACGCAGGGCGGCACCAAGACCAACGTCCACCTCGATGGCCTGCTCGACGGATTGGCGGGCGAGGACGATGCGCGGCCAAAGCTGGTCCACCGGCTCGACAAGGACACCTCCGGCGCGCTTCTCGTCGCGCGCACGCCGCGCGCCGCCGCGGCTTTCTCGAAGAGCTTTTCCAGCCGCACCGCGCGCAAGGTTTATTGGGCGCTGGTCGTCGGCATACCCGATCTCAAGGACGGGATGATCGATCTGCCGATCGGCAAGCAGCCGGGCACCGGCGGCGAAAAGATGTATGTCGACGAGGCGGAGGGCCTGCCCTCGCGCACGCGCTTCCGGCTAATCGAACGCGCGGGCAATCGCGCCGCCTGGGTCGAGCTGCAACCGTTCACCGGCCGCACCCATCAGCTCCGCGTCCATATGGCGGCGATCGGGCACCCGATCGTCGGCGACGGCAAATATGGCGGGCAGGACGCGTTCCTCACCGGCAGCATCAGCCGCAAGCTCCACCTCCACGCGCGGCGCCTCAGGATCGACCATCCCGACGGCGGCCGGATCGACGTGACGGCCGAGCCGCCGCAGCATTTCGCCGAGACGCTCGCGGGGCTAGGCTTCGACTTGGCCGACGGCGATCTGCCGATCGACGAGATCAAGGCGTCCGAGACCCCCGAAGGCAAGCGCCGCGCCGCCGCCCACGCCGCCAAGGACCGCCGCAAGGAGCGCCGCGGCGAACGGCGCGGACGAGGGAAGAAGTGA
- a CDS encoding HAD-IA family hydrolase, whose translation MNRLALFDCDGTLVDSQANICLAMEVCFDAAGLPAPSRERTRSVVGLSLVEAMRVMLPDADGGTHVKIAEGYKRAFHGLRGKGLVDEPLYEGIAELIDALDADGWLLGVATGKSDRGLDLCLGHHGLRHRFVTLQTADRHPSKPHPSMIEQAMADAGAAPETTVMIGDTSYDMAMARAAGATAAGVAWGYHGADALLAAGAHFVADRPADLLVRMKAMA comes from the coding sequence GTGAACCGCCTCGCGCTTTTCGATTGTGACGGGACATTGGTCGACAGTCAGGCGAACATCTGCCTGGCGATGGAGGTGTGCTTCGATGCGGCGGGGCTTCCTGCGCCGAGCCGTGAACGGACGCGGAGCGTGGTGGGGCTGAGCCTCGTCGAGGCGATGCGGGTGATGCTGCCGGATGCGGACGGCGGTACGCATGTCAAGATTGCGGAAGGCTACAAGCGCGCCTTCCACGGCCTGCGCGGAAAGGGGCTAGTGGACGAACCGCTCTACGAGGGCATCGCCGAACTGATCGACGCGCTGGACGCGGACGGCTGGCTGCTCGGCGTTGCGACCGGCAAGTCCGATCGCGGGCTCGATCTCTGCCTCGGCCATCATGGCCTCCGTCATCGCTTCGTCACGCTCCAGACCGCCGACCGCCATCCGTCCAAGCCGCATCCGTCGATGATCGAACAGGCGATGGCCGACGCGGGCGCCGCGCCGGAGACGACGGTGATGATCGGTGACACCAGCTACGACATGGCGATGGCGCGTGCCGCGGGGGCGACCGCCGCGGGGGTCGCCTGGGGCTATCATGGCGCGGACGCGTTGCTGGCGGCCGGCGCGCATTTTGTGGCGGACCGGCCCGCCGACCTCCTCGTTCGCATGAAGGCAATGGCATGA
- a CDS encoding ATP12 family chaperone protein codes for MKRFYERAEAVPSDGAHAIHLDGRPVRTPARAPLLLPTRALGDAVAGEWQAQGETVDPRSMPLTGLANAAIDRVAPDRQAFAAGLARYGESDLLCYRADGPETLVRRQADAWDPILDWARRRYDVDLAVTAGVVHRAQPPETVARLAKAVAARDAFALATLSPLVTVSGSLLIALALAEGAIDLDTAWAAAALDEQYQAEQWGADAEAAAALAAREAEFAAGKRMLDLLG; via the coding sequence ATGAAGCGCTTCTACGAACGCGCCGAAGCCGTGCCTTCGGACGGCGCGCACGCGATCCATCTCGACGGCCGCCCCGTCCGGACGCCGGCGCGCGCACCGTTGCTGCTGCCGACGCGCGCGCTGGGCGATGCGGTGGCGGGCGAATGGCAGGCGCAGGGCGAGACGGTCGATCCGCGCAGCATGCCGCTCACCGGCCTTGCCAATGCCGCGATCGACCGCGTCGCGCCCGACCGGCAGGCATTCGCGGCCGGTCTTGCGCGCTACGGCGAGAGCGACCTGCTCTGCTATCGCGCGGACGGTCCGGAGACGCTCGTCCGGCGCCAGGCGGATGCGTGGGATCCGATTCTCGATTGGGCGCGCCGCCGCTACGACGTCGATCTCGCGGTGACGGCCGGCGTGGTGCATCGCGCGCAGCCGCCGGAGACGGTTGCGCGGCTCGCGAAGGCGGTGGCGGCCCGCGACGCCTTCGCGCTCGCCACGCTGTCGCCGCTGGTCACGGTGTCGGGATCGCTGCTGATCGCGCTGGCGCTGGCGGAAGGGGCGATCGACCTCGACACCGCGTGGGCGGCGGCGGCGCTCGACGAGCAATATCAGGCCGAACAATGGGGCGCCGACGCCGAGGCGGCCGCCGCGCTGGCTGCGCGCGAGGCGGAGTTCGCGGCGGGCAAGCGGATGCTGGATCTGCTGGGCTGA
- a CDS encoding alanine racemase codes for MTALTDLPTPALLLDRPRFEANCARMRDRVSARGTRLRPHMKTLKAIDAARIAIDPDHGGIAVSTLREADYFAGHGIADIQLAVCLPPGKLAAAAEITRKAPHFSFFLDTVEAAVAAAAFAHAQGITLSAWIEVDCGEHRTGVDPDGDALIAIAQVLAESPVALAGVATHGGHSYRERQPSEIAAIAELERRAVVHAADRLRAEGHDVPGVSAGSTPTAIHGRSADGLTELRPGVYMAGDLFQAAIGSHEPDDMAVSVLASVISHHKGRIMLDAGGLALSKDRSTAALGRDDMGYGLVADLHGRPSFGRLIVETVHQEHGAVPIADEGLAALLPVGAKVRVFPNHVCMTTAMYESYHLTDGDRLTGEWEKTGGW; via the coding sequence GTGACCGCGCTCACCGATCTACCAACGCCCGCGCTGCTGCTCGATCGGCCGCGCTTCGAGGCGAATTGCGCGCGGATGCGGGATCGCGTGTCGGCGCGTGGGACGCGGCTCCGCCCGCACATGAAGACGCTGAAGGCAATCGACGCGGCACGCATCGCGATCGACCCCGATCATGGCGGCATCGCCGTCTCGACGCTGCGCGAAGCGGACTATTTCGCCGGCCACGGCATCGCCGACATCCAACTCGCCGTCTGCCTGCCGCCGGGCAAGCTCGCCGCGGCGGCGGAAATCACGCGTAAGGCGCCGCACTTTTCCTTCTTCCTCGACACGGTCGAGGCGGCGGTCGCGGCCGCTGCCTTCGCCCACGCGCAGGGCATTACGCTTTCCGCCTGGATCGAGGTGGACTGCGGAGAGCATCGCACCGGCGTCGATCCCGACGGCGATGCGCTGATCGCGATCGCCCAGGTGCTGGCGGAGTCGCCCGTGGCGCTGGCAGGCGTCGCCACTCATGGCGGCCACAGCTATCGCGAGCGGCAGCCGAGCGAGATCGCCGCTATCGCCGAGCTGGAGCGCCGCGCCGTCGTCCACGCCGCCGATCGTCTCCGGGCGGAGGGCCATGACGTGCCGGGGGTCAGCGCCGGATCGACGCCGACCGCGATCCACGGCCGCTCGGCGGACGGGCTGACCGAGCTTCGCCCCGGCGTGTACATGGCGGGCGATCTCTTCCAGGCGGCGATCGGTTCGCACGAGCCGGACGACATGGCCGTCTCCGTCCTCGCCAGCGTCATCAGCCATCACAAGGGCCGCATCATGCTCGACGCGGGCGGGCTGGCCCTCTCCAAGGACCGCTCGACCGCCGCGCTCGGCCGCGACGACATGGGCTACGGCCTCGTCGCCGATCTGCACGGCCGCCCGAGCTTCGGCCGCCTCATCGTGGAGACCGTCCACCAGGAACATGGCGCGGTGCCGATCGCCGACGAAGGCCTCGCTGCCCTGCTTCCGGTCGGCGCGAAAGTGCGAGTCTTCCCCAACCACGTCTGCATGACCACCGCGATGTACGAGAGCTACCACCTCACCGACGGTGATCGGCTGACGGGGGAATGGGAAAAGACTGGGGGTTGGTAA
- a CDS encoding L-serine ammonia-lyase yields the protein MVASTFDLFKIGVGPSSSHTMGPMTAAADFVETLEGLDVARVRAELYGSLALTGKGHATDRAVLLGLSGERPAEMDPDAAERTVVRIRETGRLILGGRRDIGFDEPSDLLFHQRERLPHHSNGMRFTALDRAGTPIAENAYYSVGGGAILSEDEVGRNAPAEGGWDVPFPYSSAEQLLAIAAREHMCIASIARANERVSLDDAEIDARLDAIAAAMSACIDRGIGQSGELPGGLRVKRRAPALHRLLTERAERALSDPLTVIDWVNLWALAVNEENAAGGKVVTAPTNGAAGIVPAVLRFYQRFTPRADEAGVRIFLLTAAAIGSLFKENASISGAEVGCQGEVGVACSMAAAGLTAALGGTAAQIENAAEIGMEHNLGLTCDPVGGLVQVPCIERNAVGAVKAIEASRLAMVGDGSHRVSLDQVIETMRRTGLDMNERYKETSLGGLAVNVVEC from the coding sequence ATGGTCGCCAGCACGTTCGATCTGTTCAAGATCGGGGTGGGTCCGTCGAGTTCGCACACCATGGGGCCGATGACGGCCGCAGCCGACTTTGTCGAGACGCTTGAAGGGCTGGACGTCGCCCGCGTCCGCGCCGAGCTCTATGGATCGCTCGCGTTGACCGGCAAGGGCCACGCCACGGATCGCGCCGTCCTGCTCGGTCTTTCCGGCGAGCGGCCGGCGGAGATGGACCCGGACGCCGCCGAGCGCACCGTCGTCCGTATTCGTGAGACGGGGCGGCTGATACTCGGCGGCCGGCGCGATATAGGCTTCGACGAACCGAGCGATCTGCTCTTCCATCAGCGCGAGCGGCTGCCGCACCATTCCAACGGCATGCGCTTCACCGCGCTCGACCGCGCGGGCACGCCGATTGCGGAGAATGCCTATTATTCGGTCGGCGGCGGCGCGATCCTCAGCGAGGACGAGGTCGGCCGCAACGCGCCGGCCGAGGGTGGCTGGGACGTGCCCTTCCCCTACAGCAGCGCCGAGCAACTCCTCGCCATCGCCGCGCGCGAGCATATGTGCATCGCCAGCATCGCCCGCGCCAACGAGCGCGTGTCGCTCGACGATGCCGAGATCGACGCGCGGCTCGATGCGATCGCCGCCGCGATGTCGGCCTGCATCGATCGCGGCATCGGCCAGTCGGGCGAGCTTCCCGGGGGGTTGCGCGTCAAGCGCCGCGCCCCCGCGCTCCACCGACTGCTCACCGAGCGCGCCGAGCGCGCGCTTTCCGATCCGCTCACCGTCATCGACTGGGTAAATCTCTGGGCGCTCGCGGTGAACGAGGAGAATGCGGCGGGCGGCAAGGTCGTCACCGCGCCGACCAACGGCGCCGCCGGCATCGTCCCGGCCGTGCTGCGCTTCTATCAGCGCTTCACCCCGCGCGCGGACGAGGCGGGGGTGCGCATCTTCCTGCTCACCGCCGCGGCGATCGGATCCTTGTTCAAGGAAAATGCCTCGATCTCGGGCGCAGAAGTGGGTTGCCAGGGCGAGGTCGGCGTCGCCTGCTCGATGGCGGCGGCGGGCCTGACCGCGGCGCTGGGCGGCACCGCGGCGCAGATCGAAAATGCGGCCGAGATCGGCATGGAGCACAATCTCGGCCTCACCTGCGATCCCGTCGGCGGGCTGGTGCAGGTGCCGTGCATCGAGCGCAACGCGGTCGGCGCAGTGAAGGCGATCGAGGCCTCGCGCCTCGCGATGGTGGGCGATGGATCGCACCGCGTCAGCCTCGATCAGGTGATCGAGACGATGCGCCGCACCGGCCTCGACATGAACGAGCGCTACAAGGAAACCAGCCTCGGCGGCCTCGCCGTCAACGTGGTTGAGTGCTGA